The Anabaena sp. WA102 genome contains a region encoding:
- a CDS encoding DUF4114 domain-containing protein, with the protein MLGLNPNRSITVQDYYASNNRVNILFSDSAENFNNALILQPTIKLSKISDDIFNISNSIAKSKLQVTLTERSSNLVNELGVFTVDDAQGNIQGMAPGTAGYAQAALDRSKVIFSAITNLPNGFNINNLTHLLEFNSGNNLRFLLVKNGTIDSVQNGITPTTDILFSDLLSQKITDLGADGFSLAWKDGSNNNTNFKDLVVNIKSTNDSLPLGTNLQGTQQGEVLDLRGITNDVKADFVVNREAAFNNFVGFYKVADANGGIDVDGNGTIDFRPGDSGYAQAAIKNRVAGIDLRVDNQATGTFTDKTLTGGSIFAPFILTNGRTIDQVLNGQVDQAYFAYLGANTDKVDHIRLLGNNVFGFEDLVGGGDKDYNDIIVKVNLSVV; encoded by the coding sequence GTGTTAGGATTAAACCCCAACCGTTCAATTACAGTCCAAGATTACTACGCATCAAATAATCGCGTAAACATTTTATTTTCTGATTCTGCGGAAAACTTTAATAATGCGCTAATTCTACAACCAACAATAAAACTTTCAAAAATTTCTGATGATATCTTTAACATCTCTAATAGTATTGCTAAATCCAAACTTCAAGTTACCCTGACAGAAAGAAGTTCTAATCTTGTCAATGAACTGGGAGTATTCACAGTTGATGATGCTCAAGGTAACATCCAAGGGATGGCTCCAGGAACAGCAGGTTACGCCCAAGCGGCTTTAGATCGCTCTAAGGTAATTTTCTCTGCTATTACTAATCTCCCCAATGGGTTTAATATCAATAATTTGACGCATTTATTGGAATTCAACTCCGGGAATAACCTAAGATTCTTATTAGTTAAAAACGGCACAATTGATAGCGTTCAAAATGGAATTACTCCAACTACAGACATACTTTTCTCTGACCTATTAAGCCAAAAAATTACAGATTTAGGTGCTGATGGTTTCTCCTTGGCTTGGAAAGATGGATCTAATAATAATACTAACTTCAAAGATTTGGTAGTCAACATTAAATCAACCAATGACTCATTACCCTTGGGGACAAATCTGCAAGGAACGCAACAAGGAGAAGTCCTTGATTTACGCGGCATAACCAACGATGTTAAAGCTGATTTTGTCGTCAATAGAGAAGCTGCTTTTAATAATTTTGTCGGCTTTTATAAAGTAGCAGATGCAAATGGTGGTATTGATGTTGATGGTAATGGTACTATTGATTTTCGTCCTGGTGACTCAGGTTATGCTCAAGCAGCCATCAAAAATCGTGTAGCGGGAATTGATCTCAGAGTTGATAACCAAGCAACTGGGACTTTTACAGATAAGACATTAACAGGAGGAAGTATTTTTGCCCCCTTTATTCTTACTAATGGTCGGACTATAGATCAAGTTCTAAATGGACAAGTTGACCAAGCTTACTTTGCCTATTTAGGAGCTAATACTGATAAGGTGGATCACATTCGTCTGTTAGGAAATAACGTCTTTGGTTTTGAAGATTTAGTAGGAGGCGGAGATAAAGATTACAACGACATTATTGTCAAAGTCAACTTGAGTGTTGTTTAG
- a CDS encoding CHAT domain-containing tetratricopeptide repeat protein, with protein MFHRQIRLIALITFILTVLQPVVNLPMLFQVSEVLAQTPADRKAEADRFLLQGNEQYKTSQFTPALQSWQQALIIYREIKDRKSEGGTLGNLGIAYDARGDYTKVIYYYQQRLVIVREIKDRLGESQSLGNLGNAYFSLGDYTKAINYYQQFLVIAREIKDRLGESAALGNLGIAYNARGDYTKAIDYQQQRLVLAREIKDRLGESAALGNLGIAYFSVGDYTKAIDYYQQRLVLAREIKDRLGEGQSLGNLGNAYNARRDYTKAIDYHQQSLVIAREIKNRLGESITLGNLGSAYNARGDYTKAINYSQQFLAIAREIKNRLGEGQSLGNLGIAYNALGDYTKAIDYNQQYLAIAREIKDIQGEGGSLNNLGVTFYTSGNLPEAEKNLYAGIEVWESIRTKLGNNDSYKVSIFETQKAAYQTLQEVLIAQNKTNEALEISERGRSRAFVELLTSRLSTTNTSQPSPPAVDKPTIALLQKIAKQQNATLVQYSIISDYFKIDGKPQTKESELYIWVIKPTGEITFRKSDLKPLWQKENTTLAELVTTSRESINVRGRGGILVSGANPNAPQAKPRFHRLHELLITPIADLLPKKDTEKVVFIPQSELFLVPFPALQDEKGKYLIEKHTILTAPSIQVLDLTHKQRIASKKSGIGKGEILVVGNPTMPKIPITDEQLTSLPGAEREAVKIAELLKTQAIIGSKATKTAIVQKMLKARIIHFATHGLVDDFKGFGVPGAIAFAPSGEDNGFLTSGEILDLKLNAELIVLSACDTGRGRITGDGVVGLSRSLITAGIPSIVVSLWSVGDDSTSLLMTEFYKNMQQKQDKATALRQAMLTTMKHKNYQSPYHWAAFTLIGEVE; from the coding sequence ATGTTTCATCGCCAAATTCGGTTAATTGCATTGATCACATTTATTCTGACGGTTTTACAACCTGTGGTTAATTTGCCGATGTTATTCCAGGTATCAGAGGTATTAGCACAAACACCAGCAGACCGGAAAGCAGAAGCAGATAGATTTTTGCTGCAAGGTAATGAGCAGTATAAAACCAGTCAATTTACACCAGCATTACAGTCTTGGCAACAAGCACTAATTATTTATCGTGAAATCAAAGACCGCAAAAGTGAGGGTGGTACTCTGGGTAATCTAGGAATTGCTTACGATGCACGAGGAGACTACACAAAAGTCATTTATTACTATCAGCAGAGATTGGTTATTGTCCGTGAAATCAAAGACCGCTTAGGTGAGAGTCAATCTTTAGGTAATCTAGGAAATGCTTACTTTTCTCTAGGAGACTACACAAAAGCCATTAATTACTATCAGCAGTTTTTGGTTATTGCCCGTGAAATCAAAGACCGCTTAGGTGAGAGTGCTGCTCTGGGTAATCTAGGAATTGCTTACAATGCACGAGGAGACTACACAAAAGCCATTGATTACCAGCAGCAGAGATTGGTTCTTGCCCGTGAAATCAAAGACCGCTTAGGTGAGAGTGCTGCTCTGGGTAATCTAGGAATTGCTTACTTTTCTGTAGGAGACTACACAAAAGCCATTGATTACTATCAGCAGAGATTGGTTCTTGCCCGTGAAATCAAAGACCGCTTAGGTGAGGGTCAATCTTTAGGTAATCTAGGAAATGCTTACAATGCACGAAGAGACTACACAAAAGCCATTGATTACCACCAGCAGAGTTTGGTTATTGCCCGTGAAATCAAAAACCGCTTAGGTGAGAGTATTACTCTAGGTAATCTAGGAAGTGCTTACAATGCACGAGGAGACTACACAAAAGCCATTAATTACTCTCAGCAGTTTTTGGCTATTGCCCGTGAAATTAAAAACCGTTTAGGTGAGGGTCAATCTTTAGGTAATCTGGGAATTGCTTACAATGCACTGGGAGATTACACCAAAGCCATTGATTACAACCAGCAGTATTTAGCTATTGCCCGTGAAATCAAAGACATCCAAGGAGAAGGAGGAAGTTTAAATAATTTGGGTGTAACTTTCTACACATCTGGCAACCTCCCAGAAGCAGAAAAAAACCTCTACGCTGGTATTGAAGTATGGGAATCTATCAGGACAAAATTAGGTAACAATGATAGCTACAAAGTCTCAATTTTTGAAACACAAAAAGCGGCTTACCAAACATTACAAGAAGTTCTAATTGCTCAGAATAAAACCAATGAAGCTTTAGAAATTTCTGAACGGGGACGTTCCAGGGCATTTGTCGAGTTATTAACTTCACGCCTATCTACCACAAATACCAGCCAACCCTCACCACCTGCTGTTGATAAACCCACAATAGCCTTATTACAAAAAATCGCCAAACAACAAAATGCTACCCTCGTTCAATATTCCATTATTTCTGATTATTTTAAAATTGATGGTAAACCACAAACCAAAGAATCAGAACTTTATATCTGGGTCATCAAACCCACAGGTGAAATTACATTTCGTAAATCTGATTTAAAACCCCTATGGCAAAAAGAAAATACAACTCTTGCAGAACTTGTTACTACCAGTCGTGAATCTATTAACGTCAGAGGCAGAGGAGGTATTCTAGTCAGTGGTGCAAATCCTAATGCTCCCCAAGCCAAGCCAAGATTTCATAGACTCCATGAATTACTAATTACACCCATTGCTGACCTTCTCCCCAAAAAAGATACTGAAAAAGTCGTTTTCATTCCTCAAAGTGAATTATTCCTTGTTCCTTTTCCTGCACTGCAAGATGAAAAGGGTAAATACTTAATCGAAAAACATACTATCCTCACTGCACCATCAATTCAAGTATTAGATTTAACCCACAAGCAAAGAATCGCCAGTAAAAAATCAGGAATTGGCAAAGGGGAAATATTAGTAGTTGGTAATCCCACCATGCCAAAAATTCCCATCACCGATGAACAGTTAACATCTCTCCCCGGTGCAGAACGGGAAGCAGTAAAAATTGCAGAATTATTGAAAACCCAAGCAATTATAGGTAGTAAAGCCACTAAAACAGCCATTGTCCAAAAAATGCTCAAAGCCAGAATTATTCATTTTGCGACTCATGGCTTAGTTGATGATTTTAAAGGATTTGGTGTACCTGGTGCGATCGCTTTTGCTCCCAGTGGAGAAGATAACGGTTTTCTAACATCGGGGGAAATTCTTGATTTAAAACTCAATGCCGAACTCATAGTTCTCAGTGCTTGCGATACAGGAAGAGGACGCATTACTGGTGATGGTGTCGTCGGTTTATCGCGTTCTCTAATTACTGCCGGTATACCCAGTATTGTAGTTTCTTTATGGTCAGTTGGTGATGATTCCACATCTTTACTAATGACTGAATTTTATAAAAATATGCAACAGAAGCAAGATAAAGCCACAGCATTAAGACAAGCAATGTTGACAACAATGAAACATAAAAATTATCAAAGTCCCTACCATTGGGCAGCTTTTACTTTAATAGGTGAAGTTGAATAA
- a CDS encoding caspase family protein: MSNIKRRHFLQLAGSTLATVGISQLDIMHQGHRYAQVLAQNTPRKLALLVGINQYSAPITPLEGCVTDVKLQQELLIHRFGFNPKDILTLTDQKATRQGILTAFEEHLINQAKPGDVVVFHFSGHGSRVIDPNRDQPDGFNSTLVPIDSKLPEGYPITGGVVSDIMGHTLFLLMSALKTENVTVVLDCCHSGGGTRGNLRVRSLSGGEDLKPSSVELNYQKQWLGRLDLSPEKFIELRRKGVAKGVVIASAKRDELAADMSFSDFHAGAFTYALTQYLWQQTNNQSINNAIVNVGRNTAALAYQQGNYQNPQVESNLSQENTNTPIYFTPQQAISAEAVITKVENNQVQLWLGGLDSQTLEAFKKGAIFTALDSQGRQRGLVKLESRQGLIGQGKLLSTKQNLQLQPGTLLQERIRSIPNNLTLKIGIDQSFDNNITQQAIKSLQALVRIEPKQLGTSEVQYIFGRMTQAKYEELEKNRVKNLPQVGSLGLFLPSQDAIIPASFGENRETVQEAITRLKPKFKSLLAARIIKQVLGNTNSSRLNVTVSMNIADSQKIIAETFAIRGFNKVPADSNPTVPVSPVKFSELGIPQLTVGTQIDFQIENKESSHLYVSILVIDAEGEMTVIFPNDWSASETAALIKPKQKLVVPQAGIDGFKLTIGEPLGIAEALVIASTTPLRTSLKVLQTIAKRSGLENRRSPMAVNDDLLEVTDSLLNDLDAGTRNGDNVATTELPDNVRGIDTRKLAAMAIAFEVLRG; this comes from the coding sequence ATGTCAAATATCAAACGTCGTCATTTTCTGCAATTAGCCGGTTCTACCTTAGCAACAGTGGGTATAAGCCAATTAGATATAATGCACCAGGGACATCGCTATGCTCAAGTTCTGGCTCAAAATACACCCCGCAAACTAGCATTACTGGTGGGAATTAATCAATATTCTGCTCCCATTACACCTTTAGAAGGTTGTGTAACTGATGTCAAATTACAACAAGAGTTATTAATTCACCGCTTTGGTTTTAACCCTAAAGATATCCTCACATTGACAGATCAAAAAGCTACCCGTCAAGGTATCCTGACAGCTTTTGAAGAACATTTGATTAACCAAGCAAAACCCGGAGATGTGGTAGTATTTCACTTTTCTGGACATGGTTCAAGAGTCATAGATCCAAATCGAGATCAACCAGATGGATTCAATAGCACTCTAGTTCCTATAGATAGCAAACTACCGGAGGGATATCCAATTACTGGTGGTGTGGTATCAGATATTATGGGACACACCTTATTTTTACTCATGTCTGCCTTGAAAACAGAAAATGTTACTGTAGTTTTAGATTGTTGTCATTCTGGTGGTGGGACAAGGGGAAATTTGCGGGTGCGATCGCTTTCTGGTGGTGAAGACCTTAAACCTAGTTCAGTAGAACTTAATTATCAAAAACAATGGTTAGGACGCTTGGATCTGTCACCAGAAAAGTTTATTGAACTTCGCAGAAAAGGGGTGGCCAAGGGAGTTGTTATTGCTAGTGCCAAACGGGATGAATTGGCTGCTGATATGAGTTTTAGTGATTTCCATGCAGGTGCTTTTACTTATGCTTTAACCCAGTATTTGTGGCAACAAACCAATAATCAATCTATCAATAATGCCATCGTCAATGTTGGTCGAAATACAGCAGCTTTGGCTTATCAGCAAGGAAACTATCAAAATCCACAAGTAGAATCGAATCTCAGCCAAGAAAACACCAACACACCCATTTATTTTACACCCCAACAAGCAATCTCAGCCGAAGCTGTAATCACTAAAGTCGAAAACAACCAAGTACAATTATGGTTAGGTGGACTAGATTCACAAACTCTAGAAGCATTTAAAAAAGGCGCTATTTTTACGGCTTTAGATAGTCAAGGTAGGCAACGAGGATTAGTGAAACTAGAGTCACGACAAGGATTAATCGGGCAAGGGAAACTACTTTCCACAAAGCAAAATTTACAACTACAACCAGGAACATTATTACAAGAACGTATCCGTAGTATTCCCAACAATCTAACTTTAAAAATTGGTATTGATCAATCTTTTGATAATAACATTACCCAGCAAGCAATAAAATCTCTGCAAGCACTTGTGCGTATTGAACCCAAACAATTAGGTACTTCAGAAGTGCAGTACATTTTTGGACGCATGACTCAAGCCAAGTATGAAGAGTTAGAGAAAAATAGAGTCAAAAATCTTCCCCAAGTAGGTAGTTTAGGCTTATTCTTACCCAGCCAAGATGCGATTATCCCTGCTTCCTTTGGTGAAAATAGAGAAACTGTCCAAGAAGCAATAACCAGATTAAAACCGAAATTTAAATCCCTGTTGGCAGCACGAATTATTAAGCAGGTATTAGGTAATACGAATTCATCACGGCTAAATGTGACTGTTTCCATGAATATTGCTGATAGTCAAAAAATAATTGCTGAAACTTTTGCTATTCGTGGTTTTAACAAAGTTCCCGCAGATTCAAACCCAACCGTACCAGTATCACCTGTCAAGTTTTCTGAGTTAGGGATACCTCAATTAACCGTAGGAACACAAATTGATTTCCAAATAGAAAATAAGGAATCTAGTCATCTCTACGTGAGTATTTTAGTGATTGATGCCGAAGGAGAAATGACGGTTATTTTTCCTAATGATTGGTCAGCTTCAGAAACAGCAGCACTGATAAAGCCAAAACAGAAATTAGTAGTTCCTCAAGCTGGTATTGATGGCTTTAAACTTACCATTGGTGAACCCTTGGGCATTGCTGAAGCACTTGTTATTGCTAGTACCACACCTTTGCGAACTTCCCTAAAAGTATTACAAACAATTGCCAAACGCAGCGGTCTGGAAAATCGTAGAAGTCCTATGGCTGTTAATGATGATCTATTAGAGGTGACAGATAGTTTGCTCAATGATTTAGATGCAGGTACTCGTAACGGTGATAATGTAGCAACAACCGAACTCCCAGATAATGTTCGTGGTATTGATACGAGAAAGCTGGCAGCAATGGCGATCGCTTTTGAAGTTTTGAGGGGTTGA
- a CDS encoding transposase — protein sequence MRLKNFPEVVKTILKPLPKKDYPVLDTFSFVSVWLQYVMDKSIVSMRDLFQRLNNQGIDLKISNFSKASKKRDTQVFLEIITELNNQLRKKKGKEETQALFPIDSTIITLTSKLLWSQGYHQVKLFCGLDSLTSEVGGMVIHFGQGHDHKYGQETVEAIPSKGVGIMDRGFASSERISELKQQKNKAFVLRIKNNVTLEMLENGNCKVGKDEREVEIRVVAFCDIETKSEFRLATNLLNEGEEQVSNQEIMEIYIQRWQIELLWKFLKMHLKLDRLMTKNENGIRIQIMCCLIAYLILQLIEIPQEFGKTLLDKLRYLQSYMCQEISYVHWFRKLIWIR from the coding sequence ATGCGCTTAAAGAATTTCCCAGAAGTGGTCAAAACAATATTGAAACCATTGCCCAAAAAAGATTATCCAGTTCTGGACACATTTTCATTTGTATCAGTGTGGTTACAGTATGTCATGGATAAAAGTATAGTGAGTATGAGAGATTTATTTCAAAGACTAAATAATCAAGGGATAGATTTAAAAATATCAAATTTTTCCAAGGCAAGTAAAAAGAGAGATACTCAAGTATTTTTGGAGATAATAACTGAATTAAACAATCAACTGAGAAAGAAAAAAGGAAAGGAAGAAACCCAAGCATTATTTCCTATAGATTCAACAATTATTACATTAACAAGTAAATTATTATGGAGTCAAGGATATCATCAAGTAAAACTATTTTGTGGGTTAGATAGTTTGACATCAGAAGTTGGTGGAATGGTGATTCATTTTGGGCAAGGACATGACCATAAATATGGACAAGAAACAGTAGAAGCAATTCCGTCAAAAGGAGTAGGGATAATGGATAGAGGATTTGCATCCTCCGAAAGAATATCTGAATTAAAACAACAAAAAAATAAAGCTTTTGTCTTAAGAATTAAAAATAATGTCACTTTAGAAATGCTAGAAAATGGTAATTGTAAAGTTGGCAAAGATGAAAGAGAAGTGGAAATTAGAGTAGTAGCATTTTGTGATATAGAAACTAAGAGTGAATTTCGTTTAGCAACAAACTTATTAAATGAAGGAGAAGAGCAAGTTAGTAATCAAGAGATTATGGAAATTTACATACAAAGATGGCAAATTGAATTGTTATGGAAATTCTTAAAAATGCACCTCAAGTTAGACAGACTTATGACAAAGAATGAGAATGGAATTAGAATTCAGATAATGTGCTGTTTAATCGCTTATTTGATATTGCAACTAATAGAAATACCGCAAGAATTTGGCAAAACTTTATTAGATAAACTCCGTTATCTTCAGTCCTATATGTGTCAGGAAATAAGTTATGTTCATTGGTTTAGAAAACTTATTTGGATAAGATGA
- a CDS encoding S8 family peptidase, whose protein sequence is MKRITSSIFLTTLILSNVGIFPIPPQAIAQTQENGDLFYLYKGQRIPLNQRQDAIAVSFKQLGRTRSLSAPPLYLQLQQDLQSGIRSTTPPKVTPLGENYALVNLPKDIQNAEVVLQQRIQQQPYVQTTLPVLTRNEHQEIIVVPNEIILSFQSQLSQSQRQAILQQNNLEIVRPLRFNRDRYLVKSTSASGTKILSVSNQLNSVKGVTSATPNFIQSLTNHNLETATKQITNMQRTGDWLQTTKPENTNRSNPSQNSSQSRSIAARSTPKSNLLGLAWHLDSRPLQQCLQQKISNWNSLQTCLQKPIVSKKSTLSRTDIRVTDAWKRSNGGRGVVVAVLDSLIQWDHPDLINNIYTVKAADKCPGEVHGWDFSSSSNSLDPCKNGDADTRISPTELAILGSTFQDTFQLSDAKLVQQYSTEALEIKRKNPDYSLEQIANVLRYVFRTYKVGGEFHGTYVSGAIAAKPQNSKGLLGVAPNAQILPVRLFGLNGSYSPAAYIEAIGYAANRGADIINLSLGSILPSPGEEEANCLQQRFAIADVLKANPKLVIVAAAGNENTNQVTFPAAYQGVVSVGATNITGNRASYSNYGQGLDLVAPGGDLNTPGLLGGIPTTGGTSLNAFWQGIPNPSTRWSSVVDGRGKYWWVEGTSFASPTVAGVVALMKGENKGISRERLVSILKSTASYQGLTISRQDAELYRLQRSEGEIPASVKEQQYFFGKGLVNADAAVQAVKKRR, encoded by the coding sequence ATGAAACGCATTACATCTAGCATTTTCCTCACCACCTTGATTTTATCCAACGTGGGTATATTTCCCATCCCACCACAAGCAATTGCACAAACTCAAGAAAATGGTGATTTATTTTACCTTTATAAAGGACAACGCATACCATTAAACCAAAGACAGGATGCGATCGCTGTTTCTTTTAAACAACTCGGTAGAACCCGTAGTCTGTCCGCTCCTCCTTTATACCTGCAACTTCAACAAGACTTACAAAGCGGAATTCGCAGCACCACACCACCAAAAGTCACTCCTTTAGGTGAAAATTACGCTCTGGTAAATTTGCCTAAAGACATCCAAAATGCTGAAGTTGTTTTACAGCAACGCATTCAACAACAGCCTTATGTACAAACTACTTTACCAGTTCTTACCCGCAACGAACATCAAGAAATCATTGTTGTACCTAACGAAATTATCCTCAGCTTTCAATCGCAACTTTCCCAAAGTCAGAGACAAGCAATTTTACAACAAAACAATCTGGAAATTGTCCGTCCCCTACGCTTTAACCGCGATCGCTATCTCGTAAAATCCACAAGTGCCTCTGGTACAAAAATTCTCAGTGTATCTAATCAACTTAATAGCGTCAAAGGAGTAACATCTGCTACACCTAATTTTATCCAATCTTTGACTAACCACAATCTAGAAACTGCTACCAAACAAATCACAAATATGCAGAGAACTGGAGATTGGTTACAGACAACAAAACCAGAAAATACCAATCGAAGCAACCCATCTCAAAACAGTTCTCAATCTAGAAGTATTGCTGCAAGAAGTACACCAAAAAGTAATTTATTAGGATTAGCTTGGCATTTAGATAGTAGACCTTTACAACAATGTTTGCAACAAAAAATATCAAATTGGAACTCACTACAAACCTGTCTACAAAAACCGATTGTCAGTAAAAAATCTACCCTATCCCGTACAGATATTCGGGTGACAGATGCCTGGAAACGCAGTAATGGTGGACGTGGTGTGGTTGTCGCAGTTTTAGATAGTTTAATTCAGTGGGATCATCCTGATTTGATCAATAATATTTACACCGTCAAAGCTGCTGATAAATGTCCAGGAGAAGTTCACGGTTGGGATTTTTCCTCTAGCAGTAATAGTTTAGATCCTTGTAAAAACGGTGATGCTGATACTCGGATTAGTCCCACAGAATTGGCAATTTTGGGGTCAACATTTCAGGATACTTTTCAACTATCTGATGCTAAATTAGTGCAGCAATATTCTACAGAAGCATTAGAGATAAAACGCAAAAATCCCGATTATTCCTTAGAACAAATTGCTAACGTTCTGCGTTATGTTTTTCGGACTTATAAAGTCGGTGGAGAATTTCATGGTACTTATGTCAGTGGTGCGATCGCTGCTAAACCCCAAAATAGCAAAGGACTCTTAGGTGTAGCACCCAACGCGCAGATTTTACCAGTCCGGTTATTTGGGTTGAATGGTAGTTATAGTCCTGCTGCTTATATTGAAGCCATTGGTTATGCAGCTAATCGCGGTGCTGATATCATTAATCTCAGCTTAGGTAGTATTTTACCAAGTCCGGGAGAAGAAGAAGCGAACTGCTTGCAGCAGCGCTTCGCTATCGCTGATGTTCTCAAAGCCAACCCTAAATTAGTCATTGTCGCTGCTGCTGGTAATGAAAACACCAACCAAGTCACATTTCCTGCTGCTTATCAAGGAGTTGTATCCGTTGGTGCAACCAATATTACAGGTAATCGTGCATCCTACAGTAATTATGGTCAAGGATTAGATTTAGTAGCACCAGGAGGGGACTTAAATACACCGGGATTATTAGGTGGAATTCCCACCACGGGAGGCACTTCTTTAAATGCTTTTTGGCAAGGTATACCTAATCCTAGCACTCGTTGGTCTTCTGTGGTTGATGGCAGAGGTAAATATTGGTGGGTAGAAGGAACATCTTTTGCTTCACCAACAGTAGCAGGAGTTGTGGCTTTAATGAAGGGGGAAAATAAAGGAATTAGTAGGGAAAGATTGGTGAGTATTTTGAAATCTACAGCTAGTTATCAAGGACTGACTATTTCTCGACAAGATGCCGAACTTTATCGTTTACAACGCAGTGAGGGAGAAATTCCCGCATCTGTGAAAGAACAGCAATATTTCTTTGGTAAAGGACTTGTTAATGCTGATGCAGCAGTGCAAGCGGTGAAAAAGAGACGTTAA
- a CDS encoding helix-turn-helix domain-containing protein has translation MTLSTYQTSRIGVPTEEDATLAKKSSQTLAAYIGNKDAFHSIKVELDDGVSQTVKIPSLAFQMLVDILGQMAKGNAVTFIPVHAELTTQEAADILNVSRPYLVGLLEGGEIPFRKVGTRRRVRYLDLLNYKNQIDALRMEALDELTAQAQELDMGYE, from the coding sequence ATGACACTCAGTACATATCAAACTAGCAGGATTGGAGTACCTACGGAAGAAGATGCTACTTTAGCAAAAAAAAGTAGTCAAACTTTGGCTGCTTATATAGGGAATAAGGATGCCTTTCATAGTATTAAAGTTGAGCTAGATGACGGTGTAAGTCAAACGGTTAAGATCCCATCACTGGCTTTTCAGATGCTTGTTGACATACTGGGACAAATGGCTAAAGGTAATGCTGTTACTTTCATACCTGTACACGCAGAACTCACAACACAAGAAGCTGCTGATATTTTAAATGTTTCTCGTCCCTATTTGGTAGGACTATTGGAAGGAGGAGAGATCCCATTCCGTAAGGTAGGAACACGGAGACGGGTGCGTTATCTGGATCTACTCAATTACAAAAATCAAATTGATGCTTTACGGATGGAAGCTCTTGATGAGCTTACTGCTCAAGCTCAAGAACTAGATATGGGTTATGAATAG